gtgatagtatATGTACTTGTTAGTGTGGGTGTTTGGATATATGTATGCaagtgttcatgcatgtgtatacatatatgtgtgaagaccagaggctTAAAAAGAATGTCTGTCCTGGATCACACTGAATCATCAATTTATCTAGATTGTCTGGCCAATAAACTTCAAGGATCCAGCTGTCTTCACCTCACAACaatcctggtgctggagttacaggcacatgcaTTATGTTCAGCTGCTTATGAAAGGAaatttattgactgagccattttctttgcccatttttctttgatttatataTGTCAGTTTCCATTATTGTCTCAATCTTGTCCTCTAAAAAGGATTATTGCTCTTGTCCTTCCAGGTTTCTGGAGTCTTTGAACACTACTTCTTCCTGTGCCTGAAGTCAAGATGGCAGCCCAATGTATATACTTTTGGTGgcctattttattaattaattatacagtttaaaaatacattgtttcaactgactaaaatattttatattaattgccTATTGACTAATATCAGCACATTGTATTTACAGTAGAGATAAGAATGAGGCTTTGGCTAGGAAGAAGGCTTGGGAATAAATTGTCTGTTGTGCAgacatgaagacctaagttcagatccacataaaatcatgtaaaagctgggtgaTGTCATACTTTTGGAATCCAGCTCTGGAGGACAGGGCAGACACAAAGGTAGAAAAATCCAAGTTCAGTGGATATTCAGTCTAGTTACAATGATGACATTCACAGCTATAGATTGTCTCAAACTAACTCATGGTATAAGGTGACTGAGAAAGATGCTATAAGtcattctctggcttccacatctaTGTGCACAAGCAGGTGTATCCACAAACATACAccccatacatgcatgcagacacacatgcacataacaaaCATACAAGAAACAGATCTATAAATGTAAATTCTATGATCTATTCAGATATTACTGAACTTATCTGTGTTAATCAAGACTATAAGAAAGGAACCAAATGTGTCTCTTGTCACACTTTGTCTGTTTTATTAGTTTCTTCTGTGTAGAAAGTCAGTTTTCACGTGCCCTTGAGAGTGCTTTTGATTTTCCAAAGGTTTGATAAGTTCACCAATTATAATTTTTCCCCTCTTTCTATGTTTACTTCattctatttcatttcttttttttctgcatcaTAACACAAAGTATCTTACTGATGATAGagacttctgatctccatggaaTATTTTTGGAGACACTGCCTGCCCAGCTCTTTGGTTTCCATCCTCATGGGGAAATTTAATTCTGGATTCATTCCAGCCCTATTTACCACTTGAGTCAGTGAAATAGTACAAGAAAAATGTAAGTTCATGAAACATAACATTAAGATATCATCTAAAAATTGTGCTATTGTTTGCTAATGCCAGCGAATCTGAGTCAGTAACTAAACATTGAGGAATTACAGTCAGTGATGCAGAAAAACTTCAAGTTAATGGAAGGTTTGTTTCTATTCATATTTCTGTGTACTTGTAAGCATACTGGAATTTATGTATAGTGTTTaccaaaataataagaaaaattctCACTGACTTCTTTTACCTTTTATTTCTAAACTGTGTTTTGAAAATCCTGCTAAAATCAGGAACTTCTTAATGTAAACTATGGATTTAAAGAAACTTAATTATTTAGTTAACAGGTCTTGCTAGAGGTCATTTTTTTATCACTTCTCTAGTTTGAATATTAACCAGTTATATAGCTGTTGACCTTTGTATTCAAGAGGGTCTACTATTACATATATATCAATCTTACTCTAACATACTTTTAAAGATTCAAAATGTGTTAACATATGAAAATTCATTGTGTTATTCTAGTATCAATAGAACAATTATAAGACATTTTGAGGTACAGGTATAAATGTTGTAAAGTTAATGTATATGATTATACAATTTAAAAGTCAACTTCATAGTATGTGATGGAATTATTGTTTATAAGCATTCTTTTATACTCTGTGATAGATTATTGAGTAGTAGATGAGCATGTTTCTCACTCTAGTGACCCTATGTCATTTAAAtctcttcttaatattttaattttctaaatcataaatttgaaataaacatttttttgccATTTTCCAGTTTGATCTTCATATTAGCTATGAAGAGTGAGCAGAAGAAGAATTACTCAGAGGTAACAGAGTTCATCCTGTTGGGATTTAGAGCCCCTCCCAAGTTTCAAGTGTTCTTATTCTTAGTGTTCCTGATGATCTACATGATCACCGTGGTAGGGAATGTCAGCATGATAATTGTCATTAAGATGGACTCCAGACTCCAAACACCTATGTATTTCTTCCTTAGAAACTTGTCTTATTTAGATCTCTGCTATTCCACAGTCATTGCTCCCAAAACCTTAGCCAACTTCTTGacaagtgaaaagaaaatttcctacAATGGTTGTGCAGCCCAATTcttcttctttgctttgtttgttaCAACTGAAGGCTTCCTTCTTGCTGTCATGGCATTTGATCGATTCTCAGCCATTTGCTCCCCTCTCCATTACCCTGTGCACATGTCCCAAAAGGTATGTGTTCGGTTGGTAACTGGCTCCTACATCTGTGGATGCACCAACTCCATAGTTCAAACAGGTTTCACTTTTAGCTTGCGTTTCTGTGGAGAAAACAGGCTGGACCACTTTTTCTGTGATGTCCCAGCTCTGATTAAGATCTCATGTGTTGACACCTTTGTGAATGAGATCGTactgttcattctctctgctctcatCATCATCTCCACCACAACCATCATTCTGGTCTCCTATGGGTACATCCTTTCCACTGTCCTGAAGATCCCCTCCACCCATGGCAGGAGTAAGACCTTCTCCACTTGTGGTTCTCATATAGCAGTGGTGAGTTTATTCTATGGAACTGTGTTCTTCATGTATGCCCAGCCTGGATCCATCTCCTCACCAGAGAAAAGCAAGATTGTAGCTGTGTTTTATACACTTATAATACCCATGCTGAACCCTTTAATATATAGTCTAAGAAACAAAGATGTGAAAGATGTGGTGAAAAAAATATTAGGTGGAAAAAGTTCTGAGTGATATTTATGAATCCTTTATTTAGTGAACaaaatttcttttctaagttgtatATGACAACAAATATAACTTTATAAGCATTGTAGAGTAATAATTCTAGTACAGATGCATAGAACATTATTTTTTTGTACTGAATATAGGAAAGTAAATAACATCTCactttataatataatttcatttgaGTTAAGTAGTGAAAATTTATTGTTATATAATTGTTAAAAATTATGCCATATATTACACTCTTTTTTGTTATAAGTTCTAAGGTATTGTGATAGTAGCTAAATGAAAGCATGATCATAGCATACATTTTGGATGAAAGCTTATTGTGGCCCAAGTAGTCACATCTACATTCTAAGAACTATCATCCTTGCAGTTAAAAGAAGTACATGTGAAGCATTTCTTCTCACAAATATGTGGCAATACTATTCTGTTAAACCGTATTTTCTCATCCACCCTCTTAATAAAAAgtattatgttaattaaaaatctatattgctattttctattaatttaaacATGTCTTATTTTGGGAAGGAGAGCAGCTCATAGGACTCTTTAAGCAAAATTAAACTTAAATGATTCAGAAAATTCGTGAAACTTAATAGGCTTTGGAAGACCAGGATTCCAAAGATATAAAACAGTAAACTAATGCTGTGGAGATAAGAATATCTTTGGTGGAGCTGGCCACACATTAAGCAGAAAGGTGCACAAAGGTAACTTTCATAAGTTGTCAGTAAGAGTAGTTTGGATTTGAGGGTGATTTAGCTACCTTTATGGCACCTATATTCCTATAAGTACCCTCCAAAAAATTTATCTATCTAACAAGCTAGATGTTGGTGGAAAAACTGGGATAAGtagatatttatttatgtcttcaTGCTAAAGTCACACAACACAATTGGTACCCAAAGAGGAGCCAACCAATAGACCCAAGGATGTATTATGAGGACCAGTTATTTGGCTCTTGAGATAGATGACAAGACTTGTGATTAAGACTGATTTATCTGAGGAGAAAGTGTTCATTGGGGCAGTGTAGATACATCTATGGTTCCCCATATGTTATAAAATGGTGCTCCTCTTTGCTGTTGTGGCAATTGGATATTCTTTGTGATGGGTGATATGTCATGCAGCAAAGAATGATCCATCCAAGAGTGGAGTATAGTTTTAGTGGAAGTCCCATCCAATCATCCTCTAAGAagaacatggtggcatgcctCACTGATGAATGGGAAACACTTAATAAGTACAGGAATAGTACCAAATGGGTGTGGACTACTGAGTCTATTGTAGTTAGTGAAAGCATGTAAGGAATGGGAATGTAATTAAACTCTGGCAATTGTTTCATGGGCTTTACATGGACCTGAGGCAGAGGTGCCTGTCCTGAAAAGCTTAGCTATGTAAGACAGGAATTACAGTAGGAAAAATGGGTGAGGATGCTTAATTATTAGCTTGAAATTTGTAAGGGAatgtaataagaaagaaagatgaaaagggaGTATTTGTTTGTCATTTATTATGGCTATCATAATGCAAGGGCAAGATTGTATAAATTAGAACTGTGTTAAACATTCCTTCCTGAGGTCTAAAGACTTGAAACTCATGGGAAGCACTGGAGAGTGAGGAGAAAAAGCTGAAGTGATAGAGCATACCATTTAGGTCTAATAGTGATAGAAAACGTGATAATCATGGAGTACCCTGTATCTGAACTGCTTTAAATATGGAAGAAATAAGCCAAGAATTAAGGGCCTTCTAAAGTCTGTATTCTGAGGTTGGGGGACACAGGACTGAAAGGGACTCTGAGTGTTatggaagcagagaaacagagtaATATGTCTACCcttccttctttgagacaggtttcataacctgaagcagagaaagggaactCATTCCCTGACAGAAGGTCTATAGGAGTCAATGAGTATTTGGTTATTTCTTTCTGAGGTCATGAATATAAGAAATTGGAGGACAATAGAAGAAGAACAAGTATACTGAGGTACCTTAATAAGTATGCTATAGCGTTTGATGCTCAGTTCACAGAGGAGTTTTAATAAAGTAGTTGATATAGAAGAGACCTTAAGACTGGTATTGAGTGTTAGTAGATTTGCTGAACTCAATAACTGGGCATGATCGTTATGAAGTAAAATAGTTTCTAAAGATCATGGGGCAAAACAGATAACAAAGTGCTCATCTAGGTTTCTCAAAGGTAAATATGGAAAGATTCTCATTTAGCAAGATCTCCTAGGGAAAGTACAGGCAGAGAGCAAAGTCATTGAATTTATGAATAAAGTCCAGCAACTGTTCACATAAGAAACAAAGGGCATAATAGTACAGCCTACAAAGATTAGACAATTATCCCTCCCCAAAGAGTACACTGTACATATCTcccaaggtaaaaaaaaaaaaaaaaaaaaaaaaaaacacatattggTGCCTGAAAATGTTCACCTAACCTGGAGCACCTTCAGCAGCTGTGTGTGGCCAATGGAGAGGTGAGACTGTAGACCTGCTCCTCTCTGAGTTTTAGGTTTCCTGAGTATTGCAAACTGGCCCAGCTAAGACCACTAGGAATGAAGAGATGTGCAGTGATCCTATAGCAATAGTCAAATCCAAGGATGAGGACAGTATAGTGGTCACAGAAAACGACCGTGGACTAGGGAGTGCCTGATGTGGTAGTATACCCCATGGATGCAGATGACCCCAACATTCATCTTTTGAGTAATGTTTCACTCAAGTCATCTTTCATGCTGTACCGAATCATgctaatattttatcttattattttattacctACTGAATACCCAAACCAATCAGACGTTGCAAGGGAAGATGAAGAATTTTTTAAGGATACTgtttattctcttttaaattttattttcattatatgttaTCCTTTGAATGTCATATGAATTTGGAAGCTCCTGGAAGGACATAAAATAATTGAAGAGTTTTGACAGAGGCACCATACGTATGTGGGGGGAAAAGAGCACTCCAAGGAGCCATAGCATTGTAAGATGAAAACCTCAGTGCTAGGGTGAGCTACCTCCCTATGAATTGTGATTAGGGAGACCTCCCAAACCTTAAGGCTATTGTCACTGCTGTTGACTCCATGCCAGAACAATAGAGTAAGTCAATATTGTTGAGGATACTACAAGCTTTGGCTGCAGGGCATGCAGAAATCAAACTGATGGAGGTGGGTGGTATGTGCTAGCTGACTTCCTTAGTTCCAAAATGT
This is a stretch of genomic DNA from Peromyscus leucopus breed LL Stock chromosome 18, UCI_PerLeu_2.1, whole genome shotgun sequence. It encodes these proteins:
- the LOC114683562 gene encoding olfactory receptor 12-like, whose amino-acid sequence is MKSEQKKNYSEVTEFILLGFRAPPKFQVFLFLVFLMIYMITVVGNVSMIIVIKMDSRLQTPMYFFLRNLSYLDLCYSTVIAPKTLANFLTSEKKISYNGCAAQFFFFALFVTTEGFLLAVMAFDRFSAICSPLHYPVHMSQKVCVRLVTGSYICGCTNSIVQTGFTFSLRFCGENRLDHFFCDVPALIKISCVDTFVNEIVLFILSALIIISTTTIILVSYGYILSTVLKIPSTHGRSKTFSTCGSHIAVVSLFYGTVFFMYAQPGSISSPEKSKIVAVFYTLIIPMLNPLIYSLRNKDVKDVVKKILGGKSSE